The sequence GTTCATTACCGGGCTAATTTCTGCTGCCGCTAATGTAGCGTTATCCAAAACGGCAGAGACAATGTTTATCCAATATAATATTAATGGATTTAAGTCGAGTAAGTATTCCTCAATAAAAGGTTGAAAACCTGCACCAAGAAAAGTTAAAGCCATAACAAATAAATAAATCTTTAAACTGCGAATAATTATTTCCGCATATGATTCAACCTGAGATTCCGTATCTGGATTAGTGGATCCCGGTGCAGATTGTCCTAATATTTTATTTGATTCTTCTCTTGATTTAACTAAGAATGCAGCTAATATCCCAAAAACTATAATACCCGGGATTACGTATACACCAATTAATTGAAATAAATACATAAAATCTTCGTCTAATTTACTCACAACAATTGTTGAAAGTGGCTCGCCAATTGGAGTAAGTGCAGCACCCATTCCAATTGCAAAACATGCTAAAACAACCAAGCGAATTTCTGATTTTTTATCCATTTCCAAAACACTGATAACAGAAACAAGAATGATTGCGGCAATAATTGCGGTAATCAGACTAGAGATCAATCCAAGAATAATTACTAATAATGCAATAAACAAGCGATATGGTATCGCTTTGCTTATACCTAATACTCCCTTTTTAATTGTACCCTGGAACCACCTGAACAAAAGACCAGCAACTAGAACTGCCAATGTAATGTTTATTGGGTGTATTAAAGCTTCATTTATCAAATCCCTATTTAAGACTTGACTAACTAACGCGGATAAGACTCCCATAATAAATAAAAATACTTCCAAATTACGTTCGACAATTTTTGTAAAAGGTAAAAACAGTACAAGTACTAATATTATTGTTAATCCAATAATCATAATGCAGTATCCTCCTATGTAGTTGTTATCTAAAATTCCTCGTTATCGTTTAAAGTTATTTAACTACTTTATAAAAATTTAACTAGATTCTTTCAAATTTATAAATAATAGTATCTGATTCTAACGTATTAGCCTCACCTCCCTTTAAAAAACACAAAAAAGAGCCTGTTACCAAAGGCCATAATTCCCCGCCCTTGGTGACAGACTCCTCCTAAGTACAACTTTAGTTTATTATAGTATAACACAGCATCTTTAATTTTTCATTATATATTTATTAAGTTTAGCGATTTTCCCAATAAAAATTAAACCCAGAAGCTGTTCTTTCAAGCTATGGTATGTCAACACTTCACTAGACCGTTTTGTGGGGTGTTGCAATTTAAAAATTGGATAGCTAGACTTTCATGTTCAAAATGATGATTAAACAATGTACATAAGGCTAATAGTTCTAGACTATCAAATTCTCTTTTTCCTACAAATTTAGTTTTAAATGTTTCATTTTTATTAAAAGACTGGTAATACATACTTTTTAGAAATACCAAGGATAGAACACATGGTTTGAACCGGACAGTCATCCTTGTGTTTATCAATAAACGCATTAAACCGCCATCAGTTACTTAATAATGGTGGTATAGTATTATGGACACAACTTCTTAGATTTTTAAAAAATTTGACTAAAACATTGAAAAGATTATGTCCATATGTGGAGTAAAAAGTATAATTATGAACGATAATCAAAGTTACCTTAACCTCTTTTCCAATTATTAAGTTTTATACTTGCAATTTTATCACTTGAGTAGTAAACTGATATAGACTCAAGTAAAAAGAAAGGGTTGGACTAGATGAAAAAAAATACGCTTGGTTCGCTCATTTGGTTACGAATTACACGCTTTACACATCAAAGTAACAAGCTATCAAATGAATTTTTAAAGCAATATGATTTAACAGCTGCACAATTTGATGTGTTAATTCAAATATCAACATATGAGCCATTAACCCAAAGTGAACTTGCAGAAAAAGTTACGGTAACCCAAGGCGGTATTTCACGGATGCTTACACGTCTTGAAAAAGATAAACTAATCCAACGCAAACAGGAATGGAAAACAAAAACTATTTCTTTAACTACTAAAGGACGAAAAAAATTAGATCAAGCATTTAAAGCTCAGCTTGCATTTCAATCGTCATTTTTTGAAGATTGTTTAACAAAGAAAGAGCAAAAAACGTTATTATCACTTATGTCTCGTGTGCAAAAAAACAGTGAAAAAAAGCTGTCAAAAAACAGATAATTTTTTTATTCTTTCACTTGATTAGTCAAATGAATGGAGGAGAAAAAATGTATATCATCCCAGGACATCATCATATTTCGATGATTACAAAAAATGCAAAGAAAAATCATTTCTTTTATCACCACGTTTTAGGGTTACGCAGGGTTAAATTAACGGTTAATCAAGATGATCCATCTATGTACCATTTATTTTATGGAGACCGTACTGGTAGCCCTGGGACGGAATTATCATTTTTTGAAATGCCCTTTGTCGGAAGTACGTATCGCGGAACGAATGCAATTACACAAATCGGGTTACTAGTTCCATCTGAAAAAAGTTTAATGTATTGGAAAAAACGTTTTGAACAATATGGAATTAACCATAGTGAAATAACAACATACGCTAATCATTCAGCCTTACATTTTGAGGATGAAGAAGGTTTACGAATGGTACTTCTCGTTTCAAATGGTAAAAAAATAGCGCATTGGGAAGCATGGGAAAACTCAACCGTTCCAATTAAACATCAGATTCAAGGGATGGGTTCTGTTGAAATAACTGTGCGTCGTTTAGATAAACTGGCACGTACTTTAACAGAAGTATTTGGCTACACAGAAGTCTTACGATCAGACAAAGAAGCAATCTTTCAATCAGTAAAAGGCGAACTTTTTGGTGAAATTGTGGTCAAATCATTAGACGGACCTACTGAAAAACCAGGTCGAGGAAGTATTCACCATTTAGCCATTCGGGTCAATGATGAGAGAGAACTAGCTTACTGGGACGAAAAAATTCGTAACCGGGGGTTTCATTCATCTGGAATTATTGACCGTTACTATTTCAAAAGTTTGTATTTTAGAGAATCGAACGGAATCTTATTTGAAATTGCGACAGACGGACCAGGATTTACAATTGATAGAGATATAGAAGCGCTTGGTCAACACCTGGATTTACCGCCACTTTTAGAAAGCCGCCGTGTCGAAATTGAAGCAAAATTACATCCATTGGAGGAAGCATAGGAATGGAAAAATATCGTATGGATCAATCAAAAGGAATGGAATTCGGTCTATATTCATTAGGTGATCATATTATCAATCCACTTACAGGTAACCGTATTTCAGCACAGCAGCGAATTCATGAGCTAATAGAAGCAAGTAAATTAGCAGAACAGGCAGGTATTGATGTATTTGGTGTTGGTGAAAGCCACCAAACTTATTTTACATCTCAAGGACACACTGTAATTTTAGGAGCAATCGCACAAGCAACCAAAAAAATAAAGCTTACCAGTTCAGCAACTGTTCTAAGCGTTTTAGATCCTGTACGTGTGTTTGAAGACTTTGCAACAATTGACTTAATTTCAAATGGGCGCGCTGAAATCGTCGCTGGCCGCGGCTCACGTGTTGGAGCTTATCATTTACTTGGCGTTGATTTACAGGACTATGAAGAAATTTTTGAGGAGAAGCTAGACCTTCTGAAACAAATTAATGAGCAAGAACGTGTAACATGGCAAGGCGAATTTCGTGCTCCGCTCCAAAATGCGGAAATTTTGCCAAAACCAAATGGCTCACTTCCCATTTGGCGGGCTGTTGGAGGACCGCCAGCAAGTGCAATAAAAGCAGGAGATATGGGAATTCCTATGATGCTTACCACATTAGGAGGACCTGCAATGAATTTTAAACTCTCTGTTGATGCTTACCGTGAGTCAGCACAGAATAAAGGTTTTGATCCGGACACATTGCCAATTGCAACAACAAGTTTATTTTATGTAGCCAATACAACAAAGAAAGCATTACAGGAAATGTACCCCCATATTAATGTGGGTTTTCAAGCAGTTCGCGGAGCAGGATATCCAAAACAACAATTTGCACAGGCAACGGATTACCGAGATGCACTTATGGTTGGTAGCAAAGAACTAATTATTGAAAAACTTTTATACCAATATGAATTATATGGTATGCAACGTTTTATGGCACAAATCGATTTTGGTGGGGTACCATTCGGTAAAATTATGAAGAACATTGAGATGATTGGGAATGATATTATTCCGGCAATCAAAAAATATACAAAAAATGAGGGAGTACAATGAAAGTTGTAGCAATATCTGGATCAACAATAGGTTCTAAAACAAAAACAGCTATGTTGAAAGTGATAGCGATATTTAAACAAAAATATCCACAACATGAAGTAATCTTGCTAGATTTAGCTGAATATAAAATAGAGTTCAGCGATGGGCGGAATTATTTTGATTACGAGGGGGACACCAAGTATGTAACTGAAACCATTATGGCGGCTGATACCCTCATTATCGGTACACCTGTATTTCAAGCATCCATTCCAGCTACACTTAAAAACATTTTTGATTTGCTGCCAGTTCATGCATTCCGAGATAAGGTTGCAAGTATAGTTGTCACTGCTGGAACATCTAAGCATTATTTAATGGTTGAACAACAATTAAAACCCATTTTAGCCTATATGAAAGCACATATTGTTCCCACTTACGTTTTTATAGAAGAAAAAGATTTTTTGCGTAAAGAAATTATCAATGATGATATTGTCTTCCGCATAGAACGTCTTGTAGAGGATATCGTGTTATCAGTTGAAGCTTTTGAAGCAATTCATGCCATAAAAGACGCTAAATATGATTTTTAGTAAAGGAGTAAACAAATGGATTTTCAAAAATTAATAGAATTTCGTCATTCTGCAAATAACTTTTTACCAAATATACCAATTACTGAAGAAGATTTAATACCCATTTTTAATGATGTTAAGCTGGCACCTTCTGCTTACAATTTACAACATACGGAATATGTTGTTATTACAAATCCTGAATTAAAAGAACAAATAAAGGAAGCAGCCTATGGGCAATATAAAGTTCACACTGCAACAGCAGTTATTATTGTAACAGCTGATCGTTATGCTTATAAACAAACGGAAAGATTACATCAAGGAATGGTTGCTCTTGGCATGTTGACTGAATTTGAGTTGAATAAGATGATTGAAGAAAACCATTCTTTTTATGAAGGAAGAGGCGAACCATTTATGAAAGAAGAAGCAATTCGCAATGCTTCACTTTCATCTATGTTTTTCATGCTCGCAGCTAAAAATCGCGGCTGGGATACATGCCCCATGATTGGCTTCAATGCTGAGAAAGTTCGTCAGCTTTTGGAAATTCCGCACACACATGAAATTGTATTAATGATGACAATTGGAAAAGAAAAGGAAAGCTCTAGAAGATTGCGCGGATACCGTAAACCAGTTAATGAATTTGTGAAATTTTTAAATTGATTTTTGCTTAAATATGAAAATCTAACCTGCCACTATATTAAAGTACACCCAAAAAATATGGATAAATATAAAAAATTTTTAAACTGTCAACCTATAAAAATATTAATTGAACTATAGTTATTAGAAGGGACTAATATGAATGATTATTTTATCAATAGTTTTACAAATAATACTG is a genomic window of Virgibacillus proomii containing:
- a CDS encoding ring-cleaving dioxygenase; the encoded protein is MYIIPGHHHISMITKNAKKNHFFYHHVLGLRRVKLTVNQDDPSMYHLFYGDRTGSPGTELSFFEMPFVGSTYRGTNAITQIGLLVPSEKSLMYWKKRFEQYGINHSEITTYANHSALHFEDEEGLRMVLLVSNGKKIAHWEAWENSTVPIKHQIQGMGSVEITVRRLDKLARTLTEVFGYTEVLRSDKEAIFQSVKGELFGEIVVKSLDGPTEKPGRGSIHHLAIRVNDERELAYWDEKIRNRGFHSSGIIDRYYFKSLYFRESNGILFEIATDGPGFTIDRDIEALGQHLDLPPLLESRRVEIEAKLHPLEEA
- a CDS encoding DUF1646 family protein, coding for MIIGLTIILVLVLFLPFTKIVERNLEVFLFIMGVLSALVSQVLNRDLINEALIHPINITLAVLVAGLLFRWFQGTIKKGVLGISKAIPYRLFIALLVIILGLISSLITAIIAAIILVSVISVLEMDKKSEIRLVVLACFAIGMGAALTPIGEPLSTIVVSKLDEDFMYLFQLIGVYVIPGIIVFGILAAFLVKSREESNKILGQSAPGSTNPDTESQVESYAEIIIRSLKIYLFVMALTFLGAGFQPFIEEYLLDLNPLILYWINIVSAVLDNATLAAAEISPVMNETTIRDILLGLLVSGGMLIPGNIPNIIAAGKLKITSLQYARFAIPVGLIAMVVYFVVILVI
- a CDS encoding nitroreductase family protein, with protein sequence MDFQKLIEFRHSANNFLPNIPITEEDLIPIFNDVKLAPSAYNLQHTEYVVITNPELKEQIKEAAYGQYKVHTATAVIIVTADRYAYKQTERLHQGMVALGMLTEFELNKMIEENHSFYEGRGEPFMKEEAIRNASLSSMFFMLAAKNRGWDTCPMIGFNAEKVRQLLEIPHTHEIVLMMTIGKEKESSRRLRGYRKPVNEFVKFLN
- a CDS encoding MarR family winged helix-turn-helix transcriptional regulator; translation: MKKNTLGSLIWLRITRFTHQSNKLSNEFLKQYDLTAAQFDVLIQISTYEPLTQSELAEKVTVTQGGISRMLTRLEKDKLIQRKQEWKTKTISLTTKGRKKLDQAFKAQLAFQSSFFEDCLTKKEQKTLLSLMSRVQKNSEKKLSKNR
- a CDS encoding LLM class flavin-dependent oxidoreductase, which codes for MEKYRMDQSKGMEFGLYSLGDHIINPLTGNRISAQQRIHELIEASKLAEQAGIDVFGVGESHQTYFTSQGHTVILGAIAQATKKIKLTSSATVLSVLDPVRVFEDFATIDLISNGRAEIVAGRGSRVGAYHLLGVDLQDYEEIFEEKLDLLKQINEQERVTWQGEFRAPLQNAEILPKPNGSLPIWRAVGGPPASAIKAGDMGIPMMLTTLGGPAMNFKLSVDAYRESAQNKGFDPDTLPIATTSLFYVANTTKKALQEMYPHINVGFQAVRGAGYPKQQFAQATDYRDALMVGSKELIIEKLLYQYELYGMQRFMAQIDFGGVPFGKIMKNIEMIGNDIIPAIKKYTKNEGVQ
- a CDS encoding NADPH-dependent FMN reductase, with translation MKVVAISGSTIGSKTKTAMLKVIAIFKQKYPQHEVILLDLAEYKIEFSDGRNYFDYEGDTKYVTETIMAADTLIIGTPVFQASIPATLKNIFDLLPVHAFRDKVASIVVTAGTSKHYLMVEQQLKPILAYMKAHIVPTYVFIEEKDFLRKEIINDDIVFRIERLVEDIVLSVEAFEAIHAIKDAKYDF